A section of the Methanococcus vannielii SB genome encodes:
- a CDS encoding 50S ribosomal protein L1: MDSAQIQKAVKEARTLAKPRNFTQSVDLIVNLKELDLTRPENRLKEQIVLPSGKGKDTKIAVIAKGDLAAQAAEMGLTVIRQEELEELGKNKKAAKRIANEHGFFIAQADMMPLVGKSLGPVLGPRGKMPQPVPGNANLAPLVARFKKTVAINTRDKSLFQVYIGTEAMSDEEIAANAEAILNVVAKKYEKGLYHVKSAFTKLTMGAAAPISK; encoded by the coding sequence ATGGACAGTGCACAAATACAAAAAGCAGTGAAGGAGGCTCGAACTCTCGCTAAGCCGCGAAACTTCACACAGTCCGTTGATCTTATTGTAAACTTGAAAGAGTTAGATCTTACAAGACCTGAAAACAGGTTGAAAGAACAGATCGTCTTACCTAGCGGAAAAGGTAAGGACACTAAGATCGCTGTGATTGCAAAAGGTGACTTAGCGGCACAGGCAGCAGAAATGGGCCTCACTGTAATAAGACAGGAAGAATTAGAAGAATTAGGTAAAAATAAAAAAGCAGCTAAAAGAATTGCTAACGAGCACGGATTCTTTATTGCTCAAGCAGACATGATGCCATTGGTAGGTAAATCATTAGGTCCAGTTCTAGGCCCTAGGGGTAAAATGCCACAACCAGTGCCTGGAAATGCAAATTTGGCTCCATTGGTTGCTAGATTCAAAAAAACAGTAGCCATAAATACAAGGGATAAATCGTTATTCCAAGTATACATTGGAACTGAAGCTATGAGTGATGAAGAAATCGCTGCAAATGCGGAAGCAATTTTAAACGTAGTGGCTAAAAAATACGAAAAAGGCCTCTACCACGTAAAGAGTGCATTTACAAAACTCACTATGGGTGCAGCAGCCCCCATATCAAAATAA
- a CDS encoding PHP-associated domain-containing protein — protein sequence MEKEISRADLHIHTKYSGMMKYMGLKFPDSVEEPLKVMKYAKANNMDVIAVTDHNSIKGALETKKFEKEFGIEVVVGSEIMSTEGEILGLFLNEDIPKRLSPEETIDKIREQGGLSICPHPYSPICEALGDRIFELKLDGIEVYNAYHRDGIVNNIALEKVIKNYHKSPFAFLGNSDAHLARMIGNGNTKFTGNSADDLYYAIKNRKTTFEGSPTPLSDIILWSYNVIYASEKALIKSMVKKEDQILKYNGSQFKKGIAAFGGLVYIGTPLPIVAGVLGNMYLKKKAKQKLKEVI from the coding sequence ATGGAAAAAGAAATTTCTAGGGCTGATTTGCATATCCATACTAAGTATTCGGGAATGATGAAATATATGGGTTTAAAATTTCCTGATTCTGTTGAAGAACCCTTAAAAGTTATGAAATATGCAAAAGCCAATAATATGGATGTTATTGCAGTTACGGATCATAATTCTATAAAAGGGGCACTTGAAACAAAGAAATTTGAAAAAGAGTTCGGTATTGAGGTTGTTGTCGGTAGCGAGATAATGTCAACAGAAGGGGAAATATTGGGACTTTTCTTAAATGAAGACATTCCAAAAAGACTATCTCCTGAAGAAACTATTGATAAAATTCGTGAACAGGGCGGACTTTCTATATGCCCTCATCCTTATAGTCCGATATGTGAAGCATTAGGTGACAGAATTTTTGAACTTAAACTTGACGGAATTGAAGTTTATAATGCATACCATAGGGATGGTATAGTAAACAACATTGCACTAGAAAAGGTTATCAAAAACTATCATAAATCCCCCTTTGCATTTTTAGGAAATAGTGATGCACATTTAGCTAGGATGATTGGAAACGGAAACACTAAATTTACTGGAAATTCTGCAGATGATTTATATTATGCAATAAAAAATAGGAAAACAACGTTTGAAGGAAGCCCTACACCCCTTTCAGACATAATTCTTTGGAGTTATAATGTTATCTATGCATCAGAAAAGGCACTTATAAAATCGATGGTAAAAAAAGAAGACCAGATTTTAAAATACAATGGTTCGCAGTTTAAAAAAGGAATAGCTGCATTTGGAGGGTTAGTTTATATTGGAACCCCACTTCCAATTGTTGCAGGGGTTTTAGGAAATATGTATCTTAAGAAAAAAGCTAAACAAAAATTAAAAGAAGTTATTTAA
- a CDS encoding bifunctional ADP-dependent NAD(P)H-hydrate dehydratase/NAD(P)H-hydrate epimerase, with translation MVINHLSQNPEVFSKFNLLKEKLKIYEKSVLTANEISLIDENSKYFGLPKSKLMENSGTLIFEEIMKLDFKFSKAYVFCGTGNNGGDGFVITRHLSNILETSLVFIGDEKNIKSPESNENFKIVKDISFFGNLDYYNVLNSENVMEIMSLLEKDLKLGNILLVDAMLGTGSSGKLKNPYQMIVDFLNVLKSKYYEKLKILSVDIQTGNLNSDIEVILHKKKTNNNCKNFIIKSIGIPKYIEYTIGQGDLNQLSQKKIKKSSHKGQNGKVLVIGGSSEYHGAPVLSALSASKLSDIVSVASVSKVIKTIRNFPELIPYELLGDFINLNHLDNLLDYSKKFDCIVLGNGISLNDDTGDFINSYITGLNRKVVIDADAIKLIDYNSFEFKPNFIFTPHKREFEYMERYISTPDFKSTVVLKGSYDIIFDSENIKLNITGNPGMTKGGTGDILCGLIGAIYATNDAFLSACAGAYINGYCGDKLLESKGYFYNSIDIVDNLSYTLKELL, from the coding sequence ATGGTTATAAATCATTTAAGTCAAAATCCAGAGGTATTTTCGAAATTTAATTTGTTAAAAGAAAAATTGAAAATATATGAAAAATCCGTTTTAACTGCAAATGAAATTTCTTTAATTGACGAAAATTCAAAATATTTTGGATTACCTAAATCTAAATTAATGGAGAATTCTGGTACTTTAATATTTGAAGAAATAATGAAGCTGGATTTTAAATTTTCAAAAGCATATGTTTTTTGCGGTACTGGAAACAATGGTGGAGACGGCTTTGTTATTACAAGACATCTTTCAAATATTTTAGAAACTTCCCTTGTATTTATTGGGGATGAAAAGAACATAAAGTCACCTGAAAGTAATGAAAATTTTAAAATAGTAAAAGATATTAGTTTTTTTGGAAATTTGGATTATTATAATGTATTAAATAGTGAAAATGTAATGGAAATTATGTCTTTACTTGAAAAAGACCTAAAATTAGGAAATATTCTTTTAGTCGATGCGATGCTTGGAACAGGTAGTTCTGGAAAGTTAAAAAACCCTTATCAGATGATTGTTGATTTTTTAAACGTTTTAAAATCTAAATATTATGAAAAATTAAAGATTTTAAGTGTTGATATTCAAACAGGAAATTTAAATTCGGACATTGAAGTAATTTTGCATAAGAAAAAGACCAACAATAATTGCAAGAATTTTATTATAAAATCAATTGGAATTCCAAAATATATCGAGTATACCATTGGGCAAGGGGACTTAAATCAACTAAGCCAGAAAAAAATAAAAAAAAGTTCTCATAAGGGTCAAAATGGCAAAGTTCTCGTAATTGGCGGTTCTAGTGAATATCACGGGGCTCCTGTTCTGTCTGCTCTTTCAGCATCTAAACTTTCTGACATTGTATCTGTAGCTTCAGTTTCAAAAGTTATAAAAACAATTAGAAATTTCCCTGAATTAATTCCCTATGAACTACTTGGAGATTTTATTAATTTAAATCATTTAGATAACCTCTTAGATTATTCTAAAAAATTTGACTGCATTGTTTTAGGTAATGGAATATCTTTAAACGATGATACAGGGGATTTTATAAACTCCTACATAACCGGACTAAATAGAAAAGTAGTTATTGATGCAGATGCAATAAAATTAATAGATTACAATAGTTTTGAATTTAAGCCAAACTTTATCTTTACCCCCCATAAGCGAGAATTTGAGTATATGGAAAGATATATATCGACTCCAGACTTTAAGTCAACGGTAGTTTTAAAAGGAAGTTATGATATAATATTTGATTCAGAAAATATTAAATTAAACATTACTGGAAACCCCGGAATGACTAAAGGAGGCACCGGAGATATTTTATGCGGACTTATTGGTGCAATTTATGCAACTAATGATGCATTCCTGTCTGCATGTGCGGGCGCCTATATAAATGGTTACTGTGGCGATAAATTACTTGAAAGTAAGGGGTATTTTTACAATTCTATAGATATTGTAGATAATCTTTCTTACACATTAAAAGAACTACTATAA
- a CDS encoding DNA-directed RNA polymerase subunit L, translated as MSYINIIEKSENSIELELVNDDHSLSNALKESLLSKKGVVIASYGVEHPVLHPETGRYISNPTLVLKTEGVLAEKVLKEALRDIIDLCSNCLEEL; from the coding sequence ATGAGTTATATTAATATTATTGAAAAAAGCGAAAATTCTATAGAATTGGAACTTGTTAACGATGATCATTCATTAAGTAATGCATTAAAAGAATCATTGCTTTCAAAAAAAGGAGTTGTAATTGCATCTTATGGTGTAGAACATCCAGTTTTACACCCTGAAACAGGAAGATATATCTCAAACCCAACATTAGTCCTAAAAACTGAAGGGGTACTTGCAGAAAAAGTTTTAAAAGAAGCTTTAAGGGACATAATTGACCTTTGTAGTAATTGTTTAGAAGAATTATAA
- a CDS encoding ribosome assembly factor SBDS gives MVSLDNAVIARLQSHGEKFEILVDPYLAAKFKEGQPIAISEILAAEAVYKDSGKGEKVPDEMLLKIFETINPLEIAEQILIKGQVQLTANQRKEIHEQKRKQIVSLISRNTINPQTDAPHPPKRIENAMEEARISVDIYKSAEEQVPKIIKELRKLLPIKFEKRDIVVKIPGEFAGTAYHTIHEYGSTKQEEWSGDGSLVFVIEIPSGIESEFYLHLNKLTKGTVQTKVLKKYD, from the coding sequence ATGGTGTCATTGGACAATGCTGTTATAGCACGACTTCAATCACATGGGGAAAAATTCGAAATACTCGTTGATCCATATTTGGCAGCCAAATTTAAAGAAGGTCAGCCAATAGCAATATCGGAAATCTTAGCTGCTGAGGCAGTCTACAAGGACTCTGGAAAGGGAGAAAAAGTTCCAGATGAAATGCTACTAAAGATTTTTGAAACGATAAACCCTTTGGAAATAGCAGAACAGATTTTAATAAAAGGACAGGTCCAGTTAACCGCCAATCAAAGGAAAGAAATACATGAACAAAAGCGAAAACAGATCGTGTCATTGATTTCAAGAAACACGATTAACCCCCAGACTGATGCTCCCCATCCGCCAAAAAGGATTGAAAATGCTATGGAAGAAGCCAGAATTAGCGTTGATATTTATAAAAGCGCTGAAGAACAGGTCCCTAAAATTATAAAGGAATTGAGGAAACTTTTACCCATTAAGTTTGAAAAAAGGGATATTGTAGTTAAAATCCCTGGTGAATTTGCAGGGACTGCATACCATACAATTCATGAATACGGCAGTACCAAACAGGAAGAATGGTCGGGGGACGGCTCCCTTGTTTTTGTAATTGAAATTCCAAGCGGTATCGAAAGTGAATTTTACTTACACTTAAATAAACTTACGAAAGGAACTGTTCAAACAAAAGTACTTAAAAAATACGACTAA
- a CDS encoding iron-sulfur cluster biosynthesis family protein: protein MIPVTISDEALEFISEKLKNANKKDIIVFFEGFGUGGPKFGIDVASKIMDTDEKIFEGEFNIYIDKMAKQVLNEVYIIVKKSVFSGKYLAVKGAGGCC from the coding sequence ATGATACCTGTAACTATATCCGATGAAGCATTGGAATTTATTTCCGAAAAATTAAAAAATGCTAATAAAAAGGATATTATAGTTTTTTTTGAGGGCTTCGGCTGAGGAGGGCCTAAATTTGGAATAGATGTAGCAAGCAAAATCATGGATACGGATGAAAAAATTTTTGAAGGCGAATTTAATATCTATATTGATAAAATGGCAAAACAGGTATTAAATGAAGTCTATATAATTGTTAAAAAGTCCGTATTTAGTGGTAAATACCTTGCAGTTAAGGGAGCTGGCGGCTGCTGTTAA
- the rpl12p gene encoding 50S ribosomal protein P1 produces MEYIYAALLLNSANKEVTEEAVKAVLVAGGIEANDARVKALVAALEGVDIAEAIAKAAIAPVAAAAPVAAAAAPAEVKKEEKKEDTTAAAAAGLGALFM; encoded by the coding sequence ATGGAATACATATACGCAGCATTATTATTAAATTCAGCAAACAAAGAAGTAACCGAAGAAGCAGTTAAAGCAGTTTTAGTTGCAGGCGGTATCGAAGCTAACGATGCTAGAGTTAAAGCATTAGTTGCAGCATTGGAAGGCGTTGACATTGCAGAAGCTATCGCAAAAGCTGCTATCGCACCAGTTGCAGCTGCTGCTCCTGTTGCAGCTGCTGCTGCTCCAGCTGAAGTTAAAAAAGAAGAAAAGAAGGAAGACACAACGGCTGCTGCAGCTGCAGGTCTTGGCGCTTTATTCATGTAA
- a CDS encoding TATA-box-binding protein — translation MEPEIKIVNVVVSTQIGTDIDLEYAADILDNAEYEPEQFPGLVCRLSDPKVALLIFRSGKLNCTGAKSKEDAEIAIKKIIKELKEAGMEIIDNPVVSVQNMVATTELGMEPNLDDISTLECTEYEPEQFPGLVYRLSDPKVVVLIFGSGKVVITGLKVIEDAYIAFDKISATLKELEQELY, via the coding sequence ATGGAGCCTGAAATTAAGATTGTAAACGTGGTTGTATCCACCCAGATAGGTACTGATATCGATTTAGAATATGCTGCGGACATTTTAGATAACGCAGAATATGAACCAGAACAATTTCCAGGATTAGTTTGTAGATTGAGTGATCCTAAGGTTGCACTTTTAATATTTAGAAGTGGCAAATTAAATTGTACGGGTGCAAAAAGTAAAGAAGATGCGGAAATTGCAATTAAAAAAATAATAAAAGAACTAAAGGAAGCTGGAATGGAAATTATAGATAATCCCGTAGTAAGTGTACAAAACATGGTTGCAACAACAGAACTTGGTATGGAACCAAATTTAGATGATATTTCAACCTTAGAATGCACCGAATACGAACCTGAGCAGTTCCCAGGTCTTGTTTATAGATTAAGCGACCCTAAAGTAGTAGTACTAATATTTGGCAGTGGAAAAGTCGTAATTACGGGTTTAAAAGTAATTGAAGATGCATATATTGCATTTGACAAAATATCTGCAACATTAAAAGAATTAGAACAGGAATTATATTAA
- the psmA gene encoding archaeal proteasome endopeptidase complex subunit alpha: MQQMVPASGYDRAITIFSPEGRLYQVEYAREAVRRGTTAVGIKCKDGVVLAVDRRITSKLIDVSSIEKIFQIDDHIVAATSGLVADARVLIDRARVEAQVNRISYGEAITVEALAKKICDIKQAYTHHGGARPFGLALLITGIDRHSARLFETDPSGALIEYKATAIGSGRPVAMEILEEKYDENMSVSEGMELAIYALSKTTEELKPENIDMAIVKDTGKLVEKITVFEIEKIVKKVYDKIKVENEEAEKKKATENIE; this comes from the coding sequence ATGCAACAAATGGTTCCAGCATCAGGATACGATAGGGCAATAACCATATTCAGCCCAGAAGGACGACTTTACCAGGTAGAATATGCACGAGAAGCCGTAAGGCGAGGAACTACTGCGGTAGGCATTAAATGTAAAGACGGTGTTGTTTTAGCCGTTGACAGAAGAATTACAAGTAAATTAATTGATGTTTCATCAATTGAAAAGATATTTCAAATTGACGACCATATTGTAGCTGCTACATCAGGTCTGGTTGCTGATGCAAGAGTTTTAATTGATAGGGCAAGGGTTGAAGCTCAAGTAAATAGAATATCATATGGCGAAGCGATTACTGTCGAAGCACTTGCAAAAAAAATCTGCGATATTAAACAAGCGTATACTCACCACGGAGGTGCAAGGCCTTTTGGTTTGGCACTTTTGATAACCGGAATTGATAGACACAGTGCAAGGCTCTTTGAAACTGACCCTAGTGGAGCTTTAATTGAATACAAAGCTACTGCAATCGGTTCAGGACGGCCTGTTGCAATGGAAATTCTTGAAGAAAAATACGACGAAAATATGAGCGTTAGTGAAGGTATGGAACTTGCAATTTACGCTTTAAGTAAAACTACTGAAGAATTAAAGCCTGAAAATATAGACATGGCAATTGTAAAAGATACCGGAAAATTGGTCGAAAAAATAACTGTTTTTGAAATTGAAAAAATTGTAAAAAAAGTATATGATAAAATAAAAGTAGAAAACGAAGAGGCTGAAAAAAAGAAGGCTACTGAAAATATAGAATAG
- the rpl37A gene encoding 50S ribosomal protein L37Ae, which produces MVEFSHTKKIGSAGRFGPRYGRKIRVRLRDVEIKQNKEYKCPVCAFPKLKRAGTSIWVCDKCGAKIAGGAYTPETGAGKVVTKAIRRVIESKSREI; this is translated from the coding sequence ATGGTAGAATTTAGCCACACAAAGAAAATTGGTTCAGCTGGAAGATTCGGACCAAGATACGGTAGAAAAATCAGAGTAAGATTAAGAGACGTTGAAATTAAACAGAACAAAGAATACAAGTGCCCTGTTTGTGCATTCCCTAAATTAAAAAGAGCAGGAACTTCAATTTGGGTATGTGACAAATGCGGTGCAAAAATTGCAGGTGGCGCATACACTCCAGAAACCGGTGCTGGTAAGGTAGTTACAAAGGCTATCCGAAGAGTTATCGAAAGTAAAAGTAGAGAAATTTAA
- a CDS encoding acetate--CoA ligase family protein — MSELEGIFNPKSVALIGATETEGKVGQSVMKNLMKFKEHGGKLFPVNRKYNEIYGIKCYNSILNIEDAIDLVILAIPAEYTVDAMEECGKKGIKSAIIITAGFSESDNKDLELKLKNVIDKYKIRTIGPNCLGVINLYSNLNASFSKEFSKIGNIAFISQSGAILTALLDIAEYSNLGFSKIVSMGNKIDIQEDEILRYLENDPNTKVIALYIEGLKDGKFISAAKRISRKKPVIVLKSGRSKEGAKAVSSHTGSLAGNSEVYNAAFKKSRVFNVEGFEDLVNLLKIFSVQPRMKSNRIAVVTNAGGFGVLAADSVDKYGLELAKFSKETVLELKKYLPETSKISNPLDLIGDADVERYRHAFELIEKDKNIDGLLVILTPQGMTDSLGVSRELVKLKNYMICKNEKMPIVASFVGGGSVMESRSYLQEKGIPAFICPELAVKALACLYRQSILRDKYDSPEYLNKIRKEVSSVKKDNHVLIKELLENPNESNSKEFLKLNGFNIPKKFVAKSVEEAETYAKSLGKVVMKVVSSNIPHKSDAGCVIINPANIKEAFETIIKNGEKYLSEKNVDGIIDGVLVEEYILGKEIIIGAKRDPVFGPVVMTGLGGIFVEVLKDVSFGISPITEEYAEEIIKSLKSYKILEGVRGEKRSDINYLKELMVRVGVLMEVYNEILEIDINPAFIKEEGHGGIVGDALIVIQNKLK; from the coding sequence TTGAGCGAACTTGAAGGAATATTCAACCCAAAATCCGTTGCATTGATTGGTGCAACAGAAACAGAAGGAAAAGTTGGTCAATCCGTAATGAAAAATTTAATGAAATTTAAAGAACACGGCGGAAAACTATTTCCTGTGAATAGAAAATACAATGAAATTTATGGAATTAAATGTTACAATTCTATTTTGAATATTGAAGATGCAATTGACCTAGTAATTTTAGCAATACCTGCAGAATACACCGTTGATGCAATGGAGGAATGCGGAAAAAAAGGCATAAAATCTGCAATAATAATTACCGCAGGATTTTCGGAATCAGATAATAAAGATTTAGAACTTAAACTAAAAAATGTAATCGATAAATATAAAATTAGAACAATTGGGCCAAACTGTCTTGGGGTTATCAACCTCTACAGTAATCTTAATGCTTCGTTTAGTAAAGAATTTTCAAAAATAGGAAATATTGCATTTATATCTCAAAGTGGAGCTATTTTAACTGCATTACTTGATATTGCAGAGTATTCCAATTTAGGTTTTTCAAAAATAGTTAGCATGGGAAATAAAATTGATATTCAAGAGGATGAAATATTAAGGTACCTTGAAAATGACCCCAATACAAAAGTAATTGCCCTTTACATTGAAGGATTAAAAGACGGAAAATTTATTTCTGCTGCAAAAAGAATTTCAAGAAAAAAGCCAGTTATAGTATTAAAAAGCGGAAGGTCTAAAGAAGGTGCAAAAGCAGTATCCTCACATACTGGAAGTCTTGCTGGAAATTCCGAAGTATATAATGCAGCATTTAAAAAAAGCCGTGTTTTTAACGTTGAAGGCTTTGAAGACCTTGTAAACCTTTTAAAAATATTTTCAGTCCAACCCCGTATGAAGTCAAATCGAATTGCCGTTGTAACAAATGCGGGGGGATTTGGAGTTTTAGCAGCTGATTCTGTTGATAAATACGGACTTGAACTTGCAAAATTTTCTAAAGAGACGGTTTTAGAATTAAAAAAATATTTACCCGAAACGTCCAAAATTTCAAATCCGCTTGATTTAATTGGTGATGCAGATGTTGAAAGATACCGGCATGCATTTGAATTAATTGAAAAAGACAAAAATATTGACGGTTTACTGGTGATACTAACTCCACAAGGAATGACTGATTCATTAGGAGTTTCAAGGGAACTTGTAAAGCTTAAAAACTACATGATATGTAAAAATGAAAAAATGCCAATTGTTGCATCTTTTGTAGGCGGAGGTTCAGTGATGGAATCTAGAAGTTACCTACAAGAAAAAGGAATTCCAGCATTTATATGCCCGGAACTTGCAGTTAAAGCTTTAGCATGTTTATACCGGCAAAGTATATTACGTGACAAATATGACAGTCCAGAATATCTAAATAAAATTAGAAAAGAAGTTTCAAGTGTTAAAAAAGATAATCACGTCTTAATTAAAGAATTACTTGAAAATCCAAATGAAAGTAACTCAAAAGAATTTTTAAAGTTAAACGGTTTTAATATTCCTAAAAAGTTTGTTGCAAAATCGGTTGAAGAAGCTGAAACTTACGCTAAAAGTTTAGGAAAAGTTGTAATGAAAGTTGTTTCATCAAACATACCGCATAAATCTGACGCAGGCTGTGTAATAATAAATCCTGCGAATATTAAAGAGGCTTTTGAAACTATTATTAAAAATGGAGAAAAGTATCTAAGTGAAAAAAATGTTGATGGAATAATCGATGGCGTTTTAGTGGAAGAATATATTTTAGGAAAAGAAATAATAATAGGCGCAAAAAGAGACCCCGTATTTGGCCCTGTTGTTATGACAGGACTTGGAGGAATATTTGTAGAGGTTTTAAAGGACGTGTCTTTTGGAATTTCACCAATAACTGAAGAGTATGCAGAAGAAATTATAAAGTCTTTAAAATCCTACAAGATACTTGAGGGAGTCAGGGGCGAAAAAAGAAGCGATATAAATTACTTAAAAGAACTTATGGTTCGAGTTGGCGTTTTAATGGAAGTTTACAATGAAATACTTGAAATCGATATTAACCCTGCATTTATAAAAGAAGAAGGCCACGGGGGAATTGTTGGGGATGCCTTAATCGTCATTCAAAATAAGTTAAAGTAA
- the hisH gene encoding imidazole glycerol phosphate synthase subunit HisH: protein MIAIIDYNAGNLRSIEKAFELYTKDIIVTNDPETIFSADKLILPGVGNFGDSMKNLAQKTGDYSLIEVISRCVGKVPFLGICLGMQLLLDRSEEQKEISGLKVINGDVIRFKNVRKIPHMGWNTVNQVKDIPIFEGINNNEYFYFVHSYHVNPVDNSTISGITDYVYEFPSVLTKGNIYATQFHPEKSGKNGLKMIENFVELI from the coding sequence GTGATTGCAATAATTGACTACAATGCGGGAAACTTAAGAAGTATTGAAAAGGCTTTTGAACTTTACACTAAAGATATAATTGTTACAAATGATCCTGAAACCATATTTAGCGCAGATAAACTAATTTTACCAGGAGTTGGAAATTTCGGAGATTCAATGAAAAATCTAGCTCAAAAAACTGGCGATTATTCTTTAATTGAAGTAATAAGTCGCTGCGTTGGTAAAGTACCTTTTTTAGGCATATGTCTTGGTATGCAACTACTTTTAGATAGGAGCGAAGAACAAAAAGAAATTTCAGGACTAAAAGTTATAAATGGGGACGTAATTAGGTTTAAAAATGTTCGAAAAATCCCCCATATGGGCTGGAATACTGTAAATCAAGTAAAAGACATCCCGATTTTTGAAGGAATAAATAATAATGAATATTTTTATTTCGTACACTCCTACCATGTAAATCCAGTAGATAACAGTACAATTTCTGGAATTACCGATTACGTTTACGAATTTCCATCAGTATTAACTAAAGGAAACATCTATGCAACACAATTTCATCCTGAAAAAAGTGGTAAAAACGGGCTAAAAATGATAGAAAATTTCGTAGAATTGATTTAA
- a CDS encoding 50S ribosomal protein L10 has product MIDAKSEHKIAPWKIEEVNALKELLKSANVIALIDMMEVPAVQLQEIRDKIRDQMTLKMSRNTLIKRAVEEVAEETGNPEFAKLVDYLDKGAAIVVTEMNPFKLFKTLEESKSPAPIKGGAIAPCDIEVKSGSTGMPPGPFLSELKAVGIPAAIDKGKIGIKEDKVVAKEGDVISPKLAVVLSALGIKPVTVGLNVLGVYEEGVIYTSDVLRIDEEEFLGKLQKAYTNAFNLSVNAVIPTSATIETIVQKAFNDAKAVSVESAFITEKTADAILGKAHAQMIAVAKLAGDEALDDDLKEQISSSAVVATEEAPKAETKKEEKKEEAAPAAGLGLLF; this is encoded by the coding sequence ATGATCGACGCAAAATCAGAGCATAAAATTGCCCCTTGGAAAATTGAAGAAGTTAATGCATTAAAAGAATTACTTAAAAGTGCGAATGTTATTGCATTAATTGACATGATGGAAGTTCCTGCAGTACAGCTCCAAGAAATTAGGGACAAAATCAGAGACCAAATGACATTAAAAATGTCAAGAAACACTTTGATTAAAAGAGCAGTTGAGGAAGTTGCTGAAGAAACTGGCAACCCTGAATTTGCTAAATTAGTAGATTACTTGGACAAAGGGGCGGCAATCGTTGTTACAGAAATGAATCCGTTCAAATTATTTAAAACACTTGAAGAAAGTAAAAGTCCTGCTCCAATAAAAGGAGGCGCTATTGCACCATGCGATATCGAAGTTAAATCCGGTTCAACTGGAATGCCACCGGGGCCATTTTTAAGTGAATTAAAGGCAGTTGGAATCCCGGCTGCAATCGATAAAGGTAAAATTGGAATTAAAGAAGACAAAGTCGTTGCAAAAGAAGGCGATGTAATATCACCTAAACTTGCAGTAGTACTTTCTGCATTAGGTATTAAACCAGTTACAGTTGGTTTGAACGTTCTCGGAGTTTACGAAGAAGGTGTAATCTATACATCCGATGTATTAAGAATCGATGAAGAAGAATTCTTAGGTAAACTTCAAAAAGCGTACACTAACGCATTTAATTTATCAGTTAATGCGGTTATACCTACGAGTGCAACAATTGAAACAATTGTTCAAAAAGCATTCAACGATGCAAAAGCAGTATCCGTTGAAAGTGCATTCATAACAGAAAAAACTGCTGATGCAATCCTTGGAAAAGCTCATGCTCAAATGATTGCAGTTGCTAAATTAGCTGGCGATGAAGCATTAGATGATGACTTAAAAGAACAAATCTCATCCAGTGCAGTAGTAGCTACTGAAGAAGCTCCAAAAGCAGAAACTAAGAAGGAAGAGAAAAAAGAAGAAGCTGCTCCTGCTGCAGGTCTTGGATTACTCTTCTAA